CACTCGATTGCAGCAGCTTCCAATACGCATCCAATGAGAATGATAGCGATAGCATGGGCCTCCCCTCAACAGGCGGTATCATGGCCGTTAAGATCACTGTTCCGTCGATCTCCATCAAAATAGATGCAATCAATTTCAGGGTATCGCGAGATCCTAACATGAATGGACACACGGTATCTGCCGTTATCCTGGATGATTATGGAAACATCGTTGCCAATTCAGATCCTTTCACACTCACGGATGCCATGATGGGAACGGATCAGGTCATTCCCCTTCTCGCTCCTGCATATTTCAATCCCGGTGAAAATTTCTATGCCGGCATATTGCAGGAAAGCGGCGCCATCTATCCTGTTGCAACGGCCCGGCCCGCAGGCTCTCCATCCGGTATCAATTATATTTTCGATGCGTCAGGCGGCATCGGTACGGAAGATACTGACAGAGGAATTTACCTGATCGGTATCAAAACCAGTAGCTTCCTCGAATTCACTTCTTCCGTGTATGAGCGGATCATGGATGGTACACTCGCTATGTTTGTGGCTACGCCTGGATTCTCGCATTACAATTTCAAAGTGAATGGCGAATCGAAATATGCAGGTACCGATAACTATTTTACTTACTTCCCTGCCAATGGGGATGTAGTAACCCTGGATGTTGAGATCAACGGTTGCACGGAAACTGCCGGTGAGGTCTATACTATCGATGTGGTTCCCATCACACCCGGCTCCGGTAATATCCTCTATGTGAACCAGCATTCAGTGAGTACCGGTGATGGCAGCAGCTGGTCAACCCCGATGGCCGATCTTTCCGATGCACTTCGCTGGGCTAAAGCCAGGCAAAGCAATTTCACCAGCGCCAACCCGCTGAAGATCTTTGTTGCCGGGGGCACCTACAAACCAATGTACAGTGCCGTGGATGAAACTTTCGGAATGGACGGCGGCCCCAGCAATGCTTTCCTGATGGTAAAGAACGTACAGATCTACGGAGGCTTTGCAGGATACGAAAGCTCACCTGATCAACGGGACCTTTCATTGACTGCCAACAAGACCATCCTCAGTGGCGATTACAGCGATGATGATTATATTTCCGGCGATGGCCTTTCGCTCACCATGAACAATATGATGGAGAACGCCTTTCACATTGTAGTGGCAGCTGGAGATGTAGGTAATGCAGTACTGGACGGCTTCACCATCAGGGGTGGTGGCGGCGAATTGTATGGTATGCCCTGGGAAGTGATCAATGGCAATCAACTGATGGTCCAATATGGAGGCGGTATTTACATTCATGCATCTTCTCCGCGTATCAATAATGTAATAATAGCAGGCAACAAAGCCGATATGTTCGGCGGAGGCATCTATCTCAGTCACTCGTCAGCAGCCATCACCAATACGCTGATCTATAAGAACTATGCAGGCATCAGTGGTGGCGGAATTTACAACGATATCAACTCTGACGTTTATCATACCAACCTTACCATTACCAATAACCGCGCGCTGACTTCCGGCAGCGCTATGGCCAATTCAGCCGCTACTGTACATTTGCGCAACAGCATCCTTTACGGAAATGGCTCGGGAATCGACAATCACAACAGCACACTGGATGCAAGCTACAGCCTGGTGCAGGGAATGCCTGCAGATGCTGCCAAACATATTCTGTCAGGCAGTACTGATCCTCTGTTCAATGATGTATCGGGCGATGATTATACACTCAGATCCGTGAGCGGCCTGATCAACAAAGGCAATAACCTGTATTTCCAGGCAGGCCAGTCTCCCGACCTCTCTGCCATCACAAAAGACCTGAATGGCAAAACGCGTATCGGTGAAGGTGTTATCGACATTGGCGCTTATGAAGCCAAACCAACACTCGAAATACTGCAGCATCCGGGCAGCGTAACCAGTTGCCAGGAAACCGAGGTGAACTTTTTTGTAATCGTCAATTCTTCAGGATCTACCAACCCATCCTATCAATGGCAGCAAAGTACAGATGGCAATAACTGGACGGATATCAACAATGCCACCCAATCCAGCTACCTGGTGAAAGCCACCTCCAATAAGCAATTCCGTTGTATAGTGGGCATTCCGGGTTTTTCGGTTACCTCCAATGCAGCAACGCTCACCACCACTGTATTTGAGCGGCCGGTGATCAATATACCCGATGAGATCTGCCTAAGTGAAAATGCAGTTGAATTGAAAGCAAGCCCTGCAGGTGGTGTGTTCGAAGGCAGCGGCGTAACGGAGAACAGCTGGAACCTGCTCGGGTTCAAGTCTGGCAAACAAACTATCAGTTACACCTATACGAGCGATAATGGTTGTATAGGTCATGTTGAAAAGACCATCAACCTGATATCATGTAAATCCGATGGTCCTGTCAAGCTGTTCCAGAGCAATCCGAATCCTGCCACCAGCATCATCACGGTTAAGGTGGATGTGGGAAGAGAGATCAGGGATGCAGAGCTGATCATCAGCAGTTTGAACGGTCAATGGGTGGTACGCAAGCCGGTAACGCTCTATCGGGGGATGAATGTGCACGAGTTCAATATCAGCGGGCTTGGCGCGGGAATGTACTTTATCAGTATTTATAATGAAAGTAAGAAGCCGTTGGCAACGATAAGGCTGATCAGGAAATAAATGGAATACCAGAAATACCAGGTATTCACACATAAAAGAACGCAGGGAGCAAAAGCTTCCTGCGTTTTTTGTGAAGGGAAAGGTCTGAAAAAGTTAGAGACCACCTTGGGGGCAGTCTCTCCTGTAAAACCGGCCTGTAATATCATCTTGCCTTAGGGTACTCTCTTACGGATCCAGGGTTACGGACTAAAAAGGGTTGCACATGCCGTTCAGGCAATTACAAGATGTAAAAGCCCTATGACCAATAGAAGTTTATTCGATCAACAGGCGGAAATAGCCGTTCAATACACCCAAAACCCGGACAGGTAAAAACGCGTTTTCCCGTTGCGTAACCTTGTGTTAATAACTAAAACGAATAGGCGAAAACACCAATTCGTTTGATACAAATCAACGAAAACCCGCTAAAACAGGGCATTCCAGGTAGATTTACGATAGTCAAATAATAAGTTTACTAGACAAACAGATGAAACACTACGAATTCAGAAGTAAATCCCGAACATTTAATATCGAGAAGTTCTGCTCTTGCGAAGGAAGGCGTCCGGCAGTACTTTTGTTTCAGAAGTTGATTGATAACTAAATCAATCAGTCCAATATCCGAAAATAACCTGTGTTCTGATCCAATATCCAGAAAATCCAAAAAATCCAGTATCAATCAACTTCCTTTTTCTTTTTAAATCCAAGATCCGATCCATATCCGAAGAAAGACCAAGATCCTAAATCCAATGATCAACCAGGTCCAATTGTCCGTAGAAAAACCAAGAGTCCAATCGTCCGAAGAAAAACCAGGGTCCAATCATCCGTAGAAAAACCAATCCAAATCCGGTGAAAAACGCACAATGATCCTTGATTAACCGTCCGAAGTAAAATCCAACGTCCGAAAGAAACCAAGTAGTTCCAAATCCTGTGTGTTAAGAACCGTCTGCTTTAACTCCAATACCCTCCTGCAAAAAGATCAATCTTTTGCAGGAGGACAGCAGCGGTACCTTCATCATCCTTTAACCCTGTTGCTCCCCTCCAACACAGGTGAGGCTTCACACTCAACAGGCTTATAATCCAACCTAACATAGTTTATTACCGCTTTCCTGGCCGCTTTCTTTATTTTGCAGGAAATTTGCCGATGCCATTATTCACTGACCAGACAGGCAGAACAGTCTCCATTCCTTCACATCCCAAGAGGATTATCTCACTGGTTCCTTCACAGACCGAATTACTGTATGATCTCGGGCTGGAAGAACAGGTAGCAGGCATCACCAAATTCTGTGTACATCCGGAAAAATGGTTCCGTTCCAAAACACGTATCGGCGGCACAAAAAATGTAAAACCGGAAATGGTTCATCAGCTGCAGCCGGATCTCATCATCGCCAATAAAGAAGAAAACGTAAAAGAGCAGGTTGAAGAACTGGCCGCTCACTATCCTGTATGGGTAAGCGATATCCATGATCTTAACAGCGCCCTGGAGATGGTCCGCCAGGTTGCAATAATCACAAACCGGGAAGAGAAGGGACAAATACTGGCAGAAAAGATCGAAACTGATTTCCGGCAGCTTACCTACCGGTTACCTCACCACGAAAACATACCGGTTGCTTACCTGATCTGGCGCCATCCATGGATGACAATCGGCCAGGATACATTCATCAATGATATGCTCATCCGCTGCGGGCTCACCAACGTGTTCGGTCACCTGAAAAGATATCCGGAAATCACCATCCAGGATCTGAAAGATTCCGGATGCCGCCGGCTCCTGCTTTCCTCCGAACCCTACCCTTTCAAACAACAGCATATCGATGAATTGCAAAAAGAACTGCCAAACACGAAGATCATCCTCGTGGATGGCGAACTGTTCAGCTGGTACGGCAGCCGCCTTCAATATGCGCCAGCCTATTTCCTGTCTCTTTTTACATCCGATATTTCTGTAATTTAGTTGCGCAGCATGTCAGCTATCGACGATAATGACCAGGCGCTTACAGAGCCCAACAAGCCCTCCCGCAAGAAACCCATGTTTCCTGTGCAGGAAAGCCTGCGCAGCTATCTCAAACAACATGGCCGCGAAGTGAAATTGCCCGTTTCGTATAAAGACCTCCTTCATTTCACCTACTCCGTTCCCCTGCTGGACAAGAACGGACGCGATACTTATTGGGAGACGGTCCTGTACGATATCCGCGAATTCGAATTCATCCGCGAAGGTCTGGTGAAGATGTACGCCATCCTCAAAACAGAAGGCGATCTCACTTTTACCAAACACCTGGATGTTGCCCGCATCGATTACTGCAGCTTCGGTAATTCAAATCCCTTCCGCATCCGCATCGTGAACAAGTTCAACGACAACTACGATCACTACTATATCAAGATCGCCGATGCATCACGGATTTACGGACTTGAACTGGAACACCTGCTTTCGCCCAACCGCATCACTTATCTCACTCATCACAATACACTGGTGGAAGAACATATTCCCGGTATCCCCGGCGATGTATTCATCTCAAAACACCTGAACGAACCCAGCACCAACAAGATCAGGCTGGCAAAGGAATTTGTGAAGTTCAACGAAAGATGCTTTGTACGACTGCTTGGCGATATGCGCTCCTACAATTTTGTGGTAGACATCACGCCGGACATCGAAGATTTCCAGTACCGCATCCGCGCAATCGACTTCGACCAGCAATCCTACGAAGGCAGGAAGAATTTGTATCTGCCGCAATTCTTCAAAGAAAACAAAGAACTGGTTTCGCTTTGCACCAAACACCTCAACCAGGATTCTGTGGAGCAGTATCAGATGGAGGAAAGAACCATGATGGCCTTCCGCGTGGCCAGCACCCGATTCCGGCTGATGGAACTGCTCAATATCATGGCCCGAGACAAAATCTCTACTGAAGAAAAGCTTAATCAACTGCGATCTGAACTCAGTGAATATTTCAAAAGCTCCGCCTTCCTCAAATGCACCTCCATGGGGCAACTGGTGAAACGTCAACTGAAACAGACACTGCAAAAGAACCTTGCATTGATCTCCAAGAACCTGGGAAAGTTCGAAGATTAGTTTTGCAGGGACCCAGTGACCATTTCGCTTCCTTTTCTGCTTTCAAATCTCTCTTTCATTTTCTTCCCATTCTATTTTTCTTCTTTCACTTTTCTACAAAACGAAAGATTTGTGTTTAATAAACGCGACCACCTACGTATCTTAGCGCGGCATTTAAAAAAAGACCGAAATCCTTAAAATCTATTCAACAGGAGCAATTCTTTCTTAATAATTACCATAGAAAAATTATCAAATCATGAAGAAATACAAAGCCGGTGTACTTTTCGGAGAAGAACTGGAAGCCCTGTATAAGGACGCCAAGGAAAACCAGTTTGCACTCCCTGCCGTGAACACAATTGGTAGCGACAGTATCAATGCCACGCTGGAAGCGGCAGCGAAAGTGAATTCACCGGTCATCATCCAGTTTTCAAACGGAGGTGCCCAATTCATTGCAGGCAAGGGAATGCCCAACGATCAGCTCCAGGGCAATATCCAGGGAGCTATTTCAGGCGCCCTGCACGTTCACAACGTAGCAAAATACTACGGTGTGCCTGTGGTACTGCACACAGACCATGCCGCTAAGAAATGGCTGCCATGGATCAGCGGACTGATCGATGCAGGCGAACAATATTTCAAAGAGAAAGGCCAGCCGCTTTTCAGTTCACATATGCTCGACCTTTCTGAAGAGCCCATCGAAGAAAATATCGAAACCTCCGTTGAGTTCTTCAAGCGTATGGCCCCACTTGGTATGGGAATCGAGATCGAACTGGGTGTTACCGGCGGTGAAGAAGATGGTGTTGACAACAGCGGCATCGAGAATGATAAACTCTATACGCAGCCCCAGCACGTTGCCTACGCATACAAAGAACTGGGCAAGGTTGGAAGCCTGTTCAGTGTAGCAGCTGCATTCGGCAACGTTCACGGTGTGTACAGCCCCGGCAATGTGGAGCTCCGTCCTGAGATCCTGCGTAACAGCCAGGAATATATCCAGCAGGAATTCAAAACAGGCCCCAAGCCCGTATACTTTGTATTCCACGGTGGCAGCGGCTCTCCACAGCACCAGATCCGCGAGGCTATTGGCTATGGAGCCATCAAGATGAATATCGATACCGATCTTCAATGGGCTTTCTGGGAAGGCGTACTTCAATACTACAAGAAGAATGAAGCTTATCTGCAGGGCCAGCTGGGCAATCCTGAAGGCGCAGACAAGCCCAACAAGAAGTTTTACGATCCACGCGTATGGCTCCGCAAAGGCGAGGAAAGTTTTATAAAACGTTTAGAAATTGCGTTTACTGATTTGAACTGCATTAACAGAAACGCATAAAAGTTAGAATTCCTCTGATCAAGCGGCTTTACCGCTGAAGGAAAGTCAATTTACAGTAGGCACCGGGCTCATCATGGGACTGGGAATGGTGAACGCATGCCCCTATCTTTGCCGGGCGATTGCATCACCAAACACAGAAATTATCATGCCTTCTAAAAAGATTGTTGACCTCCTCGGCGATAAAGCCGCTTATTTGCTGGAACACAAGTGCGAGACGATTGATCAATCGATGATCCATCTCCCTTCTCCTGATCATGTAGAAAGAACATGGATCAACAGCAACCGTAACAACCAGGTATTACGCAGCATGCAAACCCTGTTGGGCCACGGACGTTTGGGAAATACCGGTTACTGCAGCATTTTCCCCGTAGATCAGGGTATCGAGCACAGCGGCGGTTCCGCATTCGCTCCCAATCCCATCTATTTCGATCCTGAGAATATCATCAAACTCGCTATGGAAGGCGGTTGCAACGGCGTTGCTTCCACTTATGGCGTACTCGGTATCATGAGCCGCAAATACGCACACCGCATTCCCTTTGTTGTGAAGATCAATCACAATGAATTCCTCAGCCTTCCCAACAAATTCGATCAAACCATGTTCGGCACCGTTAAGAGCGCCTGGAATATGGGAGCAATCGCTGTTGGCGCTACCATCTACTGGGGCAGCAATGAAAGTGCACGTCAGCTGAAAGAAGTGGCTGAAGCATTCGAATATGCGCACGAACTGGGCATGGCCACTATCCTCTGGTGCTATACCCGTAACAACGGATTCAAAGTGGATGGCGTGGACTATCACACTTCTGCCGATCTTACCGGCCAGGCAAACCACCTCGGCGTAACATTGCAGGCAGACATCATCAAACAAAAATTACCTACCAACAACGGCGGTTACCTCGCTACAAAACATGGCAAGACCTCTCCGTTGGTATACGACAAGCTCACTACTGATCACCCGATCGACCTCAACCGTTACCAGGTACTGAACTGCTACAGCGGACGTGTTGGCCTCATCAACAGTGGTGGCGAAAGCAAAGGCGCAAGCGATCTCGCCGATGCTGTTTACACAGCTGTGATCAACAAACGCGCAGGCGGTATGGGACTGATCCTCGGAAGAAAAGCATTCCAGCGTCCTTTCAATGAAGGCGTACAACTGCTGCACACCACGCAGGATGTTTACCTGGATAAAGATATCACTATCGCATAACCGAATTTTTCGGAAAGTGAATGGCCGCCTGAGTTTCAGGCGGTCTTTTTTGTTTTTGTAATTGGTTCGGCTGCGTCAGACCAATTACAAAAAAACCGGCGCTGGAGCTGCGCCGGTTTTCTGTAGTAACCCTGGTCTTTTTTAATACACGTAATTCAACGCGATGATGTCATTGGCATTGAAAGGACGGTTCACTCCATTGCCAATACAAGCCAGCATCCATGAATTAGGATCAGGCCCTGTAGGCGTTCCGGGAATATGTACAGCACCAACAGTGCTGGCGCCTTCATTCACCGGAGAACCACCGCAGCTGTAAGACCTGTTCATGTAATCGGTATGACGGAAGCCGATACAATGCCCCACTTCATGAGCAATGATACTGGTTACGGTATTGATGTTCCAGGTATCCAGGTAAGACCTGTTCACCAGCACAGAACTATAAGGATTTCCACTGCTGGTGGGGAATCCTGCAGATGCCAGGTAACCTGAACCTGAAGGAGCAGGGTTGATAACGATATTTCCTCCTGAGGTTACGCGTGAAAATGTGATGCGAAGCCCCAGTGCATTGTAACGCGAAATGGCGCTGTTCACTGCTGTAACATACCTGGCAGGCAAAGAGGAATTCACACGGATAGTGATATTCCTCGGCAGTGCTGTCACCAGGTTGTAAGTGCGATACTGCTCTTCATCTGCAATACGCATCAGCATGTTCTCAGACTTGCTGTTGAGATGGTCTTTGGTAATAACAATGTCTCCCTCTACCAGGTATCCCTCACTGTGAGGTTGTACATTCTTGTTGCTGAAGCCAAGCTCAGCAATCTTTGCCAGTACATCCTGGCCGATAGGTTCAACATTTGTTTCTTTGGAATTTTTCTTACAGGAGAGTAAAACAAAGCATACTAACACAGGAAGACCTGCGATCTTGATTAGCTTTCTCATGTGCATGTTTTTTGTTAATTAGAAAAATGGTATTCCACTTAATGCAGGGTTACTACATATCAGTGGAGCGCTGTCTACGTAAAAAACAAGAAAAACGGGAAGGAGAATAGTAGAATATCTGTAATTGTAAGTTAGCGCATATACATTAAGTCTATAGGAAAGGTATACTGTTTTTTATTGTAACAAAGTTGCAACTTTCAATCAAAAAACAAACAACACATGATCCTTAGCAACTTAGGCGCAGTGCAGGTTTCAGCGGATTTCCGCGAACTTCGTTCGCAATACTGCAAATGAAAAGAGGGCGCCATACAGACGCCCTCTTTTATCATTAAAATTATCGTATTCTATTTCGATGCTGCATATCCTTCCGGCATCAGGATAGCGAAGAATTCATTCTTACCACCAAAGATGAGTTTGGCTGCTTCCTGCACATCGGCAGTGGTGAGCGCATTTACATTTTTCTCATAATTGAGGAATCTTTCCATATTGCCTCCATTGAGTTTGGCATCCATCAGCTGATTGAGCCAGGTGCCATTGTCTTTGTAGCTGGCTTTATATCCTTCGATCCAGGTCTTCTTCACTTTTTCCAGGTAGCTATTGTCTACTCCTTTCTCCTTTATCAGTGCGATCTCATGCTTCAGTGCTTTCACCAGTGTATCTGCTTTCTCAGGGCCGCAGGGCAACTGCACCATGAAGCTGTAAGCATTGTAAGGATATTTTTCCAGGCCACCACCGCTTTGTCCGCCATAGATACCCTGGATCTTTTCACGCAGCTCCTCGATGATACGAAGGTTGAGTACTTCACTGAGCGCATTCACTTTAAGATTCATCTCAGGACTATATGGCGTTTCACCTGTATAGAATGCCAGGATCAGGCTCTTCTGTTCTGCACCCTTGTTCATTTTGAATTCATGCGCCCCGGGAATCACACGAACTTTGGTATCCACCACTTCCATCGATTTTCCACTCACCGGCAAAGACGCGATGTATTGTTCGATGAAAGGAATGAGATCAGCTTCCTTGAAACTACCGGTGAACACGAAGTGCATACCGGCAGCATTGCCGAACATCTCTTTGTAGATGCCGATGCAACGGTCCGGGTTGATCTTATCGAAGTATTCAACATGGGGCACACGGATAGGCGCCAGCGGATTATTCTGGAAGATCACTTTGTACATGGAATCAGCAAAAGCTGCTTCAGGATTGGCAGCCAGGTTAGCGAACTGCGACTGGTTGCGTTGCACAAATGATTTGAATAGCTCGGCATCTTTCCTGGGTGCAGTCATCTGCAGGTAGAGTAACTGGAACAGGGTTTCCAGATCTTTCACGGTAGAGCTTCCTCCAACACCATGCGTATAGCCGGTGACAGAAATTTTCATTCCGGCAGATTTTCCGGCAAGCACCTTACGGAGATCAGTAGGCGAATAGTCGCCAAGCCCCATCGTTGGAACTACTGAAGCAAAATATTCTGCATTGTATTTATCAGCGAGGCCGTAATTGTTCTTGCCACCGAAGGCTGTACCGGCCACCAGGATCTGATCATTTTTATAATCAGTTGGCTTGAGGGTAACCGTGAGGCCATTGCTCAGTGTGAGATCAGTAGTTCCGAGCGTTGCATTGGTGGTCTTATTGGTAACCTTGCCTGCCCTGGGCAGTTCGGCCATCAGGCTGTTGCCAAGCGTTTTTTCTTCGTAAGGTTTAACATCGGCTTTACCCGCTGCATCCACCATCGCCAGCAGCTGATCTGCATTGGGCAGGTTGGTGGCTCCGCTTTCAGGGCCTGTTACATACACAAAATGCTTATCGTTCTTCATCACTTCCTTCTGAAAAGCATTCACTTCATCAACAGTGATACCAGGCAGAACGGATTTGATGTACTCGAATTCTTTGGCAATACCGGGGCTGGGAGACTGCTCCAGGAAGAGGTTCACATATTCGTCCACGAAGCTGCCGGACTCGGCCTTATCGCGGTCGTTGTAGGCTCTTTCGTAAGAAGCCAGGATATTCTTCTTGGTCCTTTCCATTTCTGCGGCCGTGAAACCATAACGTTTGATGCGTTCCAGTTCCTCCATCATGGCAGTGAGCGCTTTCTTTACGTCGCCGGTACCAGCGGCTGCGTATGCGCTGAATGCAGCGTATCCTCTCGCGTAAGAACCAAAGCTGGCCTGCGCTCCGAGATAAGGAGGATTCTCTTTCTGTGTGAGCTCTCCCAAACGTTGATTCACCATGCTTTCAAACAGTCCCTTGATCTGTGCCTTGCGGAAATCGGCAACTGTTAACATCGGATTTGTTTTGAAAGCGGAATAGTTCACAGCTACGGAATAAGTAGTGGCTTCAGGATCTGTAACCACAATCGCTTTGTTGGTAGTGTAAGGAGGCATTACAGCGCTTTCGCGTTTGCGTTCCTTTGCTGGGTTCACCAGCCTGGTGAAATGCTTTTTTACCATGGCTTCCGCTTTCACAGGATCAACATCACCCACAACAACAACAGCCATCAGGTTAGGACGATACCATTCTTTGTAGAAACGACGGATGGCATCGGGCGGGAAAGTCTTGATCAACTCTTCCTTACCAATCGGCAGCCTGTTGGCATACCTTGAACCGGCCAGCAGATCAGGGAGGATCTTTTTGAACATACGTTCATCAGCGCTCTTCCCCTGACGGCCTTCTTCGATAATGATGTTGCGTTCGTTGTTGATGTCATCAGTCAGATAAGATACATTGTGCGCCCAGTCTTCAAGGATCTGGAAACCACTTTCGAGGTTACCGGGTTTGTCTGTAGGGATGGGCAGGATGTACACGGTCTGATCGAAACTCGTATAGGCATTCAGGTCAGACCCGAATCCAACACCAATGTTTTGCAGGAAAGAAACGATCTCATTCTTCTTGAAATTCTTCGTTCCGTTGAAAGCCATATGCTCTCCCATATGCGCCAGCCCCTGCTGATCATCATCTTCCTGAATGGAACCGGCATTCACTACCAGTCGCAGTTCCACTTTTTGTTCAGGTTTCTTGTTTTGTCTGATGTAATACACGAGACCATTGGGCAGTTTGCCGGTCTTCACTTTAGGATCCAGCGGGATCTTGTCGGTCAACTTTACTTGAGCGAGCACGCTTGCAGAACACAGGACCATCAACATCATGAAGGCCCAGCGCTGAAGCGTGGTAACAGGTTTGTTCATAAACGAAAATTTTGTTGTGCAAATGTAGGGTAACCAAACATATGTTAGTTTCCACTGGTGGAATAAAAAAGCGGCAGGCACTATTGAA
This portion of the Pseudobacter ginsenosidimutans genome encodes:
- the fbaA gene encoding class II fructose-bisphosphate aldolase, whose product is MKKYKAGVLFGEELEALYKDAKENQFALPAVNTIGSDSINATLEAAAKVNSPVIIQFSNGGAQFIAGKGMPNDQLQGNIQGAISGALHVHNVAKYYGVPVVLHTDHAAKKWLPWISGLIDAGEQYFKEKGQPLFSSHMLDLSEEPIEENIETSVEFFKRMAPLGMGIEIELGVTGGEEDGVDNSGIENDKLYTQPQHVAYAYKELGKVGSLFSVAAAFGNVHGVYSPGNVELRPEILRNSQEYIQQEFKTGPKPVYFVFHGGSGSPQHQIREAIGYGAIKMNIDTDLQWAFWEGVLQYYKKNEAYLQGQLGNPEGADKPNKKFYDPRVWLRKGEESFIKRLEIAFTDLNCINRNA
- a CDS encoding class I fructose-bisphosphate aldolase, yielding MPSKKIVDLLGDKAAYLLEHKCETIDQSMIHLPSPDHVERTWINSNRNNQVLRSMQTLLGHGRLGNTGYCSIFPVDQGIEHSGGSAFAPNPIYFDPENIIKLAMEGGCNGVASTYGVLGIMSRKYAHRIPFVVKINHNEFLSLPNKFDQTMFGTVKSAWNMGAIAVGATIYWGSNESARQLKEVAEAFEYAHELGMATILWCYTRNNGFKVDGVDYHTSADLTGQANHLGVTLQADIIKQKLPTNNGGYLATKHGKTSPLVYDKLTTDHPIDLNRYQVLNCYSGRVGLINSGGESKGASDLADAVYTAVINKRAGGMGLILGRKAFQRPFNEGVQLLHTTQDVYLDKDITIA
- a CDS encoding M57 family metalloprotease, producing the protein MRKLIKIAGLPVLVCFVLLSCKKNSKETNVEPIGQDVLAKIAELGFSNKNVQPHSEGYLVEGDIVITKDHLNSKSENMLMRIADEEQYRTYNLVTALPRNITIRVNSSLPARYVTAVNSAISRYNALGLRITFSRVTSGGNIVINPAPSGSGYLASAGFPTSSGNPYSSVLVNRSYLDTWNINTVTSIIAHEVGHCIGFRHTDYMNRSYSCGGSPVNEGASTVGAVHIPGTPTGPDPNSWMLACIGNGVNRPFNANDIIALNYVY
- a CDS encoding helical backbone metal receptor, giving the protein MPLFTDQTGRTVSIPSHPKRIISLVPSQTELLYDLGLEEQVAGITKFCVHPEKWFRSKTRIGGTKNVKPEMVHQLQPDLIIANKEENVKEQVEELAAHYPVWVSDIHDLNSALEMVRQVAIITNREEKGQILAEKIETDFRQLTYRLPHHENIPVAYLIWRHPWMTIGQDTFINDMLIRCGLTNVFGHLKRYPEITIQDLKDSGCRRLLLSSEPYPFKQQHIDELQKELPNTKIILVDGELFSWYGSRLQYAPAYFLSLFTSDISVI
- a CDS encoding T9SS type A sorting domain-containing protein; the protein is MNILRTVFTSVLTAAMLCVTGSAVYAQAVVKKVVPASTTYSSSLTGPNGTANHRYLRSHFLLLASEIGLPAGTVIHSIGFRYAGGSDAPAAGSIKLYLENSSHLVNARSTLWSTAITGMTNAYTGTFNPPVGVMDEAVVSLELQTPFTYNGGSLYIGYDYTGTGFATIDARMHVNDDQGSSTAVRYSYSASAVPATLDASFNWRPQMELGYANAELNDLEVRQIKMQSILGKFWATQNPVTVIVRNNSNQTRNNINVTMNVSGINSTTATDLIAAIAAGDSAEVTFEAPVANQGSQTITISIPGDNDNTNNTCSRIQTLDCSSFQYASNENDSDSMGLPSTGGIMAVKITVPSISIKIDAINFRVSRDPNMNGHTVSAVILDDYGNIVANSDPFTLTDAMMGTDQVIPLLAPAYFNPGENFYAGILQESGAIYPVATARPAGSPSGINYIFDASGGIGTEDTDRGIYLIGIKTSSFLEFTSSVYERIMDGTLAMFVATPGFSHYNFKVNGESKYAGTDNYFTYFPANGDVVTLDVEINGCTETAGEVYTIDVVPITPGSGNILYVNQHSVSTGDGSSWSTPMADLSDALRWAKARQSNFTSANPLKIFVAGGTYKPMYSAVDETFGMDGGPSNAFLMVKNVQIYGGFAGYESSPDQRDLSLTANKTILSGDYSDDDYISGDGLSLTMNNMMENAFHIVVAAGDVGNAVLDGFTIRGGGGELYGMPWEVINGNQLMVQYGGGIYIHASSPRINNVIIAGNKADMFGGGIYLSHSSAAITNTLIYKNYAGISGGGIYNDINSDVYHTNLTITNNRALTSGSAMANSAATVHLRNSILYGNGSGIDNHNSTLDASYSLVQGMPADAAKHILSGSTDPLFNDVSGDDYTLRSVSGLINKGNNLYFQAGQSPDLSAITKDLNGKTRIGEGVIDIGAYEAKPTLEILQHPGSVTSCQETEVNFFVIVNSSGSTNPSYQWQQSTDGNNWTDINNATQSSYLVKATSNKQFRCIVGIPGFSVTSNAATLTTTVFERPVINIPDEICLSENAVELKASPAGGVFEGSGVTENSWNLLGFKSGKQTISYTYTSDNGCIGHVEKTINLISCKSDGPVKLFQSNPNPATSIITVKVDVGREIRDAELIISSLNGQWVVRKPVTLYRGMNVHEFNISGLGAGMYFISIYNESKKPLATIRLIRK